TCGCCGCGGCGCGCGGGGCGCGGGCGCGGACGCGCCGCGCGGCCGCCGCGGCCGCCGTCGCCGCTTTGGTCGCGCTGTGGGCCGGGCGCGCGGCGGCCCAGCCGTACTGGGACGAGCCGGGCGGCCCGGCCGACCAGCAGCTCGACGACACGTTGCGCGAACGCCGCAGCGCGTGGACGCTCGAGATCAAATTCGGGCCGTACCTGCCGGAGGTCGATTCGGAGCCGGCGTTTGCGGCGAAGGCCGCGGACGAGCGGCCGTTTGCGCGGATGTTCGGCAACCGCAGCCGCGTGATGACGCAGGTCGAACTCGACCGCTACCTTCTGTACCCGAAGGGGCAGCTCGGCATCGGCGCCGGCATCGGCTTCTGGGACGCGACGGCCCACGCGTTCGAGGTCGACGCCGACGGCACGATCGTCGCCGACAACAACGGCGACCCGAAGCGGTCGCCGGGCGACGAGACGAGCCTCCAGATCCTGCCGGTGTACGTTCACGCGATCTATCGGCTCACGCTGCTCGACGACGAGCTCGGCGTGCCGATCGTGCCGTACGCCAAGGTGGGCCTGTCCTGGTACCTGTGGCGCATCACCCGGCCCGACGGCGACACCGCCACCTACTTCCCCGACGACACATGCACGACTGCCGGCGACTGCCCGAGCGAAAAGGCGCGCGGCGCGACGACCGGCTACCAGGGAGCAGTCGGCATTTCGGTGCGCGCGGAACGACTCGACCCGTCGGCCGCGCGCGCGCTGGCCAGCGACATGGGCATCGAGCACGCCGGGTTCTTCGTCGAGCTGGCGCTCGCCAAGGTCAACGGCATCACGTCGGACAACCTGCGCGTCGGCGACACGACGTGGCTGGCGGGAATCAACTTCGAGTTTTGAGGACGATCAAGCTCGTCGTCGAATACGACGGCACGGACCTGGCCGGCTGGCAGCGCCAGGCCAACGGGCCGACCGTGCAGGAGCACCTCGAGCGCGCGCTGGCCGCGATGACCGGCGGGCCGGTCGCGGTGATCGGCGCCTCCCGCACCGACGCGGGCGTCCACGCGCTCGGCCAGGTCGCACACTTTCGCACCGGCGCCGCGATCCCGGAGCACGGGTTCCGCCGCGGCCTCAACGCGCTGCTGCCTCCCGCGATCGCCGTCGTCGGCTGCGAGCGCGCGCCGGACGACTTTCACGCGCGATTCTGGGCGCTCGGCAAGCACTACCGCTACCGCGTCCTCGCGCGCCCCGACCGGTCTCCGCTGTGGCGCCGCACGGCGTGGCACCGACCGCGGCCGCTCGACGTCGACGCGATGCGCGCCGCCGCGGCCCACCTCGTCGGCGAGCACGACTTTTCCGCGTTTCGGGCGGCCGGCTGCACCGCGCGCACCGCGACGCGCCGCGTGACCGCGATCGATATCGACCGCACCGGCGACCTGGTGGACATCCACGTGCGCGGTGACGCGTTCTTGCGCAACATGGTGCGCATCATCGCAGGGACGCTGGTCGAGGTCGGCGAGGGGCGCCGCGCGCCGGAGGCGGTCGCCGACGCGCTCGGCAGCCGCGACCGGACGCGCGCGGGCCAGACCGCGCCCGCCCGCGGGCTCACGCTGGTGTCGGTCGCGTACGGCGACGGGCGCCCGCCCGACCGGGGCGTCCGCCGCGCACCGTGACCCGGCCGCCGGCGCCGCCGGCGCCGCAACCTGCGGCAACGAGGACGACGCGCCG
This genomic interval from Deltaproteobacteria bacterium contains the following:
- the truA gene encoding tRNA pseudouridine(38-40) synthase TruA, producing the protein MRTIKLVVEYDGTDLAGWQRQANGPTVQEHLERALAAMTGGPVAVIGASRTDAGVHALGQVAHFRTGAAIPEHGFRRGLNALLPPAIAVVGCERAPDDFHARFWALGKHYRYRVLARPDRSPLWRRTAWHRPRPLDVDAMRAAAAHLVGEHDFSAFRAAGCTARTATRRVTAIDIDRTGDLVDIHVRGDAFLRNMVRIIAGTLVEVGEGRRAPEAVADALGSRDRTRAGQTAPARGLTLVSVAYGDGRPPDRGVRRAP